AGTTTGTGCCATCCACCCCAGAGATCCAATGCATTTCCAGAGGAGCCCTGATGCTGTGGAATGAGACTGCCACTTGCAAGGGtaagcacagccctgcaccacCCTGACCCAGGGTCCTGAGCTGATGACAGACCCCCTGTGACCTGGTCACGCACATGACAGTGCAGGAATGGGAGGCCTGGATGCTTTGGCTTTCTCCCATGTCCTGGCAGTGACAAAGCTCTTTTTGTCTCAGCATCTTGCTGTAGGCACCTGCTGGGGTCTGTGCTCCTGGGAAGGTTTCAAAGGCAGGGTCCCTACACAGGGGGGCTACTATAAGCCCTGTGCCTTCAAACAATGCCTGGGCGTATGGCCAAGGTGGTGGGAGGGGCTGGAACTCTTTGTGAAGTCTGGGGGGGAATtcagtccctgcccagccttATCCAAAAAGAATCTGAGCTGGGAAGCCTGCAAGAGTGTAGGAGGCATGGATGGAACTGCTCTTTGGGTGGTCTGCTGCCACCAATAACTCTGTTCTAGGCTGCAAGAGAGGGATCAGGAGTTCAATGTGGTAACCTTTCAAAGGAGATGGGTCCTGTCAAAATCAGAGCAAGAATATCCCAGCAGACCTCTTTCCATCCTGCTTACATgtgctccttctcctctcctctgtgcaGAGAGATGCCATCAGCCCCAATGGGACTCACAGCTCCAGTTTAGCCCAAACCAGACATTTTACTGGGTCAATGAAGAGGTGACACTGAGCTGCTTTGTGAATGACACTCTTCCCCTTGCTACGATCAGATGTGCAAACAGGACTTCTCCAAACTGGAAGGATGCTTGGGATATGTTGGACAATGGGGGAATATGGCACAGGTTGGCAGAGAACCTGAGCTGCACCATGGGTAAGTTGGGAACCAGTAGGTCTCTCCTGCCACATGCACTTCTTGCTGTGGAGGGGACCTGGACATCCTATCATATCTCTGAGACACCGTGGGTACAGCTCAGAGTCAGGTTCGAGTTGGGAGCAGTCTCCAAGATGCAGAGGGTTAGAAGCCTTCAATGTGGGACAGGTTATCTCTGCTCCTGCATCTCCTCCCAATCAATTCCTGAGTTGTATGCTGTAGGGAAGTTGGAGGGGGAAGTTCCCTTTGTTCACCTCTGTCCCGGTGCCCTGTATCACCTCCTTGCCCAGGCACATGctctttttctgctcttggGGGCCCTTGGGTTTCCTCAGGGTGTCAAATGCTGACATTAACCACAGTTCATCATGGAAAAGCCTTGGTCCCTCTCCTGCCTGAGCATTCCCTCACTGAAAAGGACTCTCACGCTTTCTCCCTGACAGCAAAATGCCCAAAACCTCAGTGGGATGCAAGACTTCAGTTACCAGAGAACAAAACTGAATACCCACAGAACAGAGAACTGACACTGACCTGTCCCGAAGGTCTTGAACCCTCCTTCCCCGAGGTCAAATGTACAAAGGAATTTCAGGGAGTGAGTTCTGGAAAACCAGTCTATGTGCATGCCTGGTGGGGCAGGAACACCACAGATGCCTGGATGCACATTGAGAGGGATGTCCAGTGTATGGGTAAGTGAGGCTACAGCAGCTCTCCCGTGTCTCCTGTCTACCTTCAACCTCCTTGAGGCTGTATTGCCTATGCAAACTTCTGCAGAGGACAACCCAGCCAGGAGACAACAGACCAGGTAGAACCAGCTGGACAAGCTGAAATCTCCTGCAGTGGTTCCTGAGCAGGCCAAGTCTGGGGCTCTCAGCCAAGTGCCCAGGCAGGATCCAAGGCTGGCAGGATCCAAGGCTGCCACTCAGGTGCCCATGGAGTTTCCattatttttgctgtgcctTCAGGTGCCACCCTAGAATGCACAGGCCTGCTTGTTCCCTGCTGGCCCAAGGATAAGGGACCTGGGGGGCATCTCCTGCACCTGCAGAAGCTGGAGCAGAGCGGAATGAAGGGAGCCCTGATGGTGCTGGCTCAGCCCttggcactgggacaggaggcTGTatggaaaggacctgggggagAAGCAGTGCCATCCAtcaggggacagggatgcagagctgtcccaggcagagacagagctctgctcagtggGGACATGGCAGTACATGGCAGTGTTCAGGAGAGATGGGCAGGGAGAGATAAGATGGGAACATCCCTCCTttgggctgtgggaggtggATATGAGTGTCCACAGGCAGAAGTGGGTGGACAGGGGCAGGTTCATGGATGAGTAGTCCTTCACACTTTACAAGCACATGGAAAGCCCCTCCCAACAAGGCTTGCCCTCAGGTCACAGCCCAGCACATGGATGTGTCACCTTCCCTCCCTTCAGAGGCTGGAGAGATTGCTGGTAATTTGTCTCCCACCACTCACCCATACCCACTCCATCATCTCATCACCTCCCAACCCATCTAACACCCTCTTTCACCTCTGATGGAAGGGTGCCAAAGGCCCCCATGGAACTCCAGACTCCAACTGGTACCAGACCAGGAGAACTATGAGAAGGATGCGGAAGTGAACCTATTCAGTCCAGTGTGGAGTGTGTCAGTAAGGGAAGGATCAGGAGCAGGGTAACACTTTACTGGGGGGGATCCTGAGAAGATCTCTGAGAGGGGAGAACATGGGAAGGTCAGGGTTTTTCTGGGGCCCAGCACTGTGAGAGTGGTGGGTGTGAGAGCACCTCCTGCTTCCAGGCCAGGGGGAAATGTCTCCTGTGGTGTTTTCCTATGGCACCAAAGAATGACTGCAACCACACAATCAGAGGATTTGAGGGAGGCAGAATCTCTTTGCTCCCTGTGAGCTGTGATGTAGCCCAGCTGGGGACCCACTCTCCTGGCTTCCCTCTGTTCTCCCCAAAATGTCCTAATGTTTGACTGAACAGGAGCAGTTGTGTCACTGGAGAAGTTCACCCAATGGATCATATCCAGTTTCCTAGTGCACCACGACCCCAAACTCTTCCTGCTCCCCTTTGAACAAGTTGCAGGGACCACTTTCAGCCTCACTTTCCCTCCCACTGGCCTGAGTGATAAGCAAGTGCTGTTTGAATGCAGCATCCTTCCCTGGCTGGGAGGGCAAGGGAATAGAGTCACCCTCTGTCAATCTTTCCTTCACAGAGGTCCTCCAAGTTGACCCCAAGACCTTTGAGATTTCCAGCACCAGCATCAAACTGAAGTGGACCTGCAGGTTCCCTGATGCCTGCCAGGGCATGAGGGCCATGTGCCGGCTGGCAGagccttcctcccctccctgtgaGCCTGAGGAGGTGAAGGGAGAGCAGATGTTACATGGCCAGGAGGGAACATTCACCTGCTCCCCTTTGCAGCCCTTCACTGAGTACAGTGTCACCATCGGCTTGCCCCCCAACACAACCCTTTTCTCATGGTTGTTCACGACACAGGAAGCAGGTATGTGCACAGAAATATCAGAGACAGGTCACAGGTCAGCTCAGCCTGATTGTttgctccctgcagggatggatgtgCCTGGGATCAGGGCTGCTTGGGTCCTGTGGCActctggggaaggggctgggagagccctgagcagggcatATCCTTTTCTCATTGTCCCACTCCACACCACACTGCTGtgctccccactgctgcagcacatgcAGCCTTTGCAGGGGACAAACCCTTTGCAGGGAGTCCCTTTTGCAGCCTGTCCCAtagccaggagctgcctgcaccctcccctgcctcagcccctgctcacGGCCCTGTGTGTGACCCCACTGCCTGTGCTTCCAGTGCCGGACAAACCCgagaagctgtggctggatCCCAACAGGGGCTCTCTCAGGTGGAACTCGCTGTCCTCTTGCAACGGGGAGATCATTGGATACCAGGTACCAAGGGACCAGGGCAGACCCTCACCTGCTGGCCTGTGTCTGCACACTGGGAAGTGTGGGAAAGGGGCAGCCATAATGACttgaaggaggaaagagaagcTCAGGGCTCCTCTTGTGGAGGATGTCACCACAATACCTCTGGTACTGCAATATACCCAGGGTGACCTGTCGTCAGGCTCGGGACATGTATCTACAGCCCTTCAAACAAACAGCATCCCTCTTCCCTTCACAGAGGCCTGATCAGGCCGTTGCTCACAGAGGCTGTTGCTCACACATCCTGAGTGTTGCCTCCaaattcctcctctcctctcctctgtttGAGGTCCCTGCATGGGGCTGAGGCTCCTGCCCGTTGTTCTCCGGAGCCTtccccagctggggcaggcacagggaagggcaggctgcagggacGCTGCCAGCTGCGGGCACCTTCCCAGCgggcagctggcagctgctgcattccagctgtgtctcctgtCCGCAGCTGAGCATCACAGCCAGGAACGCAGGCGACAGCAGCGTGCTGGAGACGGAGCGCCTGCGGCTCAATGGCTCCGTCACTGAGCACCGGCTGCCGGAGCACGGCCCCGGCAGCAGCTACGCCGTGGCCATCCGGGGACTGACGGCTGCCGGAGCCGGGCCTGCCTTGACGAGGGAGTTTCCCCCCGGCAGCTCCGGTaaagctttgctgtgctgtgtgtgcaggagcCCGGGCGCAGACGAGCTGTGCTCGGCAGCCGGCGTTGCCCGAAGGCCGCCCCTGCCCCTCGCACAGCGCTGCCGACGCTCATTCCGCGGCTCTGGTTCCCCTCCAGACGCCCCGCGTCCCCAGGGCATCATCGGCTGCCGCAGCGCCCGCGACATCGCCGCGTCCCACGGGACGGCCGTGCTTCCCCTGCGCCCCATCGCCCGGGCCTCCGAGGCGGCCAGGTGAGCGCAGCCCCGGCGTGCCTGTCCCAGTCCAGCGCTGGCCTGCGGACGCCTCCCTTCCCCTGGGCCCCGTCCCCGCGTCCCAGCGCCTTTCGGCCCGCAGGGAGCACCAGCTGATCGTGGCCGCCACGCACAACGCCTCGGTGATCGAGAGCATCTGCTCGGGGCAGCCGCAGCTCTTCAACGCCACCACGTACCTGGCCGCCGTCCTCAACCTCACCGCCCCCACGGACTTCGTGCTGGGCGACGGCAGCCGCGGGCAGGGCCAGCACAACGCTGCCCTGCGCCCGGGCTGCGACTACACGGCCCTTCTGCGCCTCGCCCGCCTCTCGCCGCAGGTACCCATCGCGGGGCTCCTGCTCTCTGACGGTGCTGCCGCCCGGGCTGCAGCCCTCGCTGGCACTGGGCTGCCTGGGAGGGCCCTCCTCTCCCATGCCTTGCCAGGACGGTGTCCCTGGGAGTCGGGGCCACAGCCGGGTCACTCGGTGGCCCTGGGTGGGGACTTTTGCCCCCAGGTAGGATAGTGCTGCAGCACGGGGCTGAGCTCTCGCTCCTGTCTCCTCCAACAGGCAGAGAAGTTCACCTGTGTCTGCTACAGCTTCTCTGTTGGTAAGCGTCTCCTTGTTCATGGCGCCCAAGCCTGTCTCCTCCACGTTCCCTTTTGCCAACCTGGCAAAACCTGGCATGTTCTTCTCTGGAAATGGGCTGGCCTGGGGCAGATGTTGTGGGGTACTGCCACTCTCTGGTCTTCACAGAAGTCCTCTACATCTTAAGGGTATCTTTGGTAGATGGGCTTTGGACATCCCCAGGACAACTGGGTAGGTGTGGACCCAGTGGCTGCTGCACATTGCACATCATCCCTGCTATCATCACATATTAATTCTAGTCCCAGTAGTCCCCCAGTGTATGTGCATCCCTTAAATGCAGATGCCTCACCCGactctggcagtgcctggggccttcagggacacagagtgcacaaTGGAGGGTATCACACCAAGCAAGCACCTGCTTCTTTTGTCCCAACTTAGCTTTTCTCTAATGCAAAGCCTGGTGTGGAAGACAaagttgcttttctttccatgtcCCTGTGGGATGTTCCAAAGCTTCGttcaggctgtgcaggagcctgagcctgggctgtgctgcttgcAGGGCAAGAGCTGCCATCTCTGATGGACAGGAAGCCTGTGGTTATGGCATTAGCACTGACTGTTGCATTCCTGGCACTGgggattttgctgctttttctggtCTTCAGGTCAGTATGTGCCTcacctctcctgccctctgTGAAGCATTCAGCAGCTTGCAGTGGTAGGCAGTGTCCAAGAGGAGCCTGAGATGAGGCAGGGTGGTTAGATGGGCAACAgcttctctgtctctctgttcTGCTGGTCTGTGCATGACTTATTGTTTTGTAGGCTAAAGCACAACAGTTCAAATGCCTCGGAGAACAACAGTACCATACCCCTGAGAGGATGTCAAAAAGGTGAAGTATGAGCAAGGGCCCTGTGTGCCTTGTCTGGACAGGCTGTCTGCTAAAAAGCACAGGCAGGATGATTGCGGATTCCACCAGTTCCTTGCAGGAACAAGATGATCAGAGCTGGCTGCCACAGGGAAAGTGACTCCTCCCAGGAGAAGGGACCTGTGTTGGGAGGGACAGCCTAAAGTTTGGAGAAGTCCTGGCTGCTGCAATGCCATCTcagtcccagctgcagagtTCCAGGGCTGGCCAGTTTAGCACCAGTTGGATGCTGAAGTCCTGTCCTTGTGGTCTCTAGATGTATGCAAGCCAAACACACAGATCCTGGTGGAGGAACTGCTGGAGGCTCTGAAGATGTTTAAGAGGGAAGAAATAGAGGCAGAGCAGACAGATGATGAATCAGTCGACAGGCATGGTGCTGGGCTTCTTAGAGAATATCAGGTCTGGTTTAGCTCTGCtttcccacctggctgcacagcCCACCCCTTAGCCCTTCCCTGGGTGTGTGATGCAGTTGGCCTTGGCCAGCCCCAGAATTCATCTCAGTGCTGAGTGggcttgttttcttcctctgcagcaatTGTCCTCCACTTTGTTGCACCCCTGCAATGCTGGGAAGGAGCTATGTAATCAAAACAAGAATCGCTACAAGAGCATCATCCCATGTaagcagagctccccagggatTGGCCCAGGCTCTTAGAGCTGCCTGGGGTAGCACAGGATGGTGGGCTGGATTAGATGTCCCTCCAGCACTTCAGAAATACTGAGCTACTCATCTCATCCTCCATGGCCACTGAAACCCAGAGAGATTTCTGGCCCCAC
This genomic window from Prinia subflava isolate CZ2003 ecotype Zambia chromosome Z, Cam_Psub_1.2, whole genome shotgun sequence contains:
- the LOC134564302 gene encoding receptor-type tyrosine-protein phosphatase kappa-like isoform X2; translated protein: MALQWMFLLLLTPLLAIENRGKPHTNNDGKPQETGKCKAPSDWDPKLRFNPKKDFYALNEVVQLSCAGKKFAGKPAGKSAGKFAGKFVPSTPEIQCISRGALMLWNETATCKERCHQPQWDSQLQFSPNQTFYWVNEEVTLSCFVNDTLPLATIRCANRTSPNWKDAWDMLDNGGIWHRLAENLSCTMAKCPKPQWDARLQLPENKTEYPQNRELTLTCPEGLEPSFPEVKCTKEFQGVSSGKPVYVHAWWGRNTTDAWMHIERDVQCMEVLQVDPKTFEISSTSIKLKWTCRFPDACQGMRAMCRLAEPSSPPCEPEEVKGEQMLHGQEGTFTCSPLQPFTEYSVTIGLPPNTTLFSWLFTTQEAVPDKPEKLWLDPNRGSLRWNSLSSCNGEIIGYQLSITARNAGDSSVLETERLRLNGSVTEHRLPEHGPGSSYAVAIRGLTAAGAGPALTREFPPGSSDAPRPQGIIGCRSARDIAASHGTAVLPLRPIARASEAAREHQLIVAATHNASVIESICSGQPQLFNATTYLAAVLNLTAPTDFVLGDGSRGQGQHNAALRPGCDYTALLRLARLSPQAEKFTCVCYSFSVGQELPSLMDRKPVVMALALTVAFLALGILLLFLVFRLKHNSSNASENNSTIPLRGCQKDVCKPNTQILVEELLEALKMFKREEIEAEQTDDESVDRHGAGLLREYQQLSSTLLHPCNAGKELCNQNKNRYKSIIPYDHCRVVLQPSDPGNGYINASYVDTYRSPRFFIAAQGPLAETVVDFWHMVWQEKTSVIVMLTGLMEQNKIKCEQYWPEQEQVYGDFTVTLNNTWTTTGLVKRIFCLQKAGCALPRAVEQFHYLLWPDHGVPRNPSQLLYLVEVVNKRVLEAPAGPVLVHCSAGIGRTGTFIALDFLLKMGKTEGKVDVFHCVQQLREQRVSMVQTKEQYSFLYEALLEGLLCGNTGVPVESIATLVHSLREDETSGHNSVLKKEFKALQRFSELFQLLPCREAEKPRNQPKNRKPGILPADSCRPILMSSVNADGSPAYINAVFASTYTEEERIIITQLPFPTTLVDFWALVWDYTCTSVVVLNQLQELDKDEDDYGRFHVQLISEEPGAGFTTWTLVLSNRQQPKKSAVEIQLHQLTDWPMQQHLPPHPDTIISLLGKVETHHRQSQDGHILVTCWDGASRSGIFCAASFLCEQIQSEGMVDVSQAVRMLKRRRRQFIKDVEQYGLCYELALSYLNSFETYGNFK
- the LOC134564302 gene encoding receptor-type tyrosine-protein phosphatase kappa-like isoform X1 — protein: MALQWMFLLLLTPLLAIENRGKPHTNNDGKPQETGKCKAPSDWDPKLRFNPKKDFYALNEVVQLSCAGKKFAGKPAGKSAGKFAGKFVPSTPEIQCISRGALMLWNETATCKERCHQPQWDSQLQFSPNQTFYWVNEEVTLSCFVNDTLPLATIRCANRTSPNWKDAWDMLDNGGIWHRLAENLSCTMAKCPKPQWDARLQLPENKTEYPQNRELTLTCPEGLEPSFPEVKCTKEFQGVSSGKPVYVHAWWGRNTTDAWMHIERDVQCMEVLQVDPKTFEISSTSIKLKWTCRFPDACQGMRAMCRLAEPSSPPCEPEEVKGEQMLHGQEGTFTCSPLQPFTEYSVTIGLPPNTTLFSWLFTTQEAVPDKPEKLWLDPNRGSLRWNSLSSCNGEIIGYQLSITARNAGDSSVLETERLRLNGSVTEHRLPEHGPGSSYAVAIRGLTAAGAGPALTREFPPGSSDAPRPQGIIGCRSARDIAASHGTAVLPLRPIARASEAAREHQLIVAATHNASVIESICSGQPQLFNATTYLAAVLNLTAPTDFVLGDGSRGQGQHNAALRPGCDYTALLRLARLSPQAEKFTCVCYSFSVGQELPSLMDRKPVVMALALTVAFLALGILLLFLVFRLKHNSSNASENNSTIPLRGCQKDVCKPNTQILVEELLEALKMFKREEIEAEQTDDESVDRHGAGLLREYQQLSSTLLHPCNAGKELCNQNKNRYKSIIPYDHCRVVLQPSDPGNGYINASYVDTYRSPRFFIAAQGPLAETVVDFWHMVWQEKTSVIVMLTGLMEQNKIKCEQYWPEQEQVYGDFTVTLNNTWTTTGLVKRIFCLQKAGCALPRAVEQFHYLLWPDHGVPRNPSQLLYLVEVVNKRVLEAPAGPVLVHCSAGIGRTGTFIALDFLLKMGKTEGKVDVFHCVQQLREQRVSMVQTKEQYSFLYEALLEGLLCGNTGVPVESIATLVHSLREDETSGHNSVLKKEFKALQRFSELFQLLPCREAEKPRNQPKNRKPGILPADSCRPILMSSVNADGSPAYINAVFASTYTEEERIIITQLPFPTTLVDFWALVWDYTCTSVVVLNQLQELDKTYVQFWPTQDEDDYGRFHVQLISEEPGAGFTTWTLVLSNRQQPKKSAVEIQLHQLTDWPMQQHLPPHPDTIISLLGKVETHHRQSQDGHILVTCWDGASRSGIFCAASFLCEQIQSEGMVDVSQAVRMLKRRRRQFIKDVEQYGLCYELALSYLNSFETYGNFK